CGGAATAAATCGTGTATTTATTCCGATGAATGAAATACATTAGACTTTGACGCAGCTTCATATTTCATAAATAGAAACCGTGACCGCAGCCACCCCATCGACCGCCGGCGTGCCGCGCATCTTCTCGGTGGTGCGCGCCCTCACCCGCGCCCAACAGGAGGGCGCCCGCGTCACCGAACTGGCACGCGAAGTGGGTCTGACCCAGGCCACCACCCACCGCCTGTTGCAGTCGCTCATGGCCGAGGGCGTGGTGGAACAGGACGAGCGCAGCAAGCGCTACCGCCTGGGCATCGAGTTCTTCGCCCTGGCGGCCCAGGCCGGCAACCCCGGGGACCTGCGCAGCCTGTGCCGGCCGGTGCTGCTGAGGCTAAGTGCGAGCCTCGGGGACGCGATCTTCTTGCTGGCGCGCAGCGGCTACGACGCCGTCTGCCTGGACCGCAGCGAAGGTCCGTTTCCGATTCGCTCCTTCACCGGCGACGTGGGCGGGCGGGTGGCGCTGGGTACCGGCCAAGGTGCGCTGGCCATCCTGGCCTTCCTGCCGGATGTCGAACGCGAGGAAGTCATCCGCTTCAACCTGCCGCGTCTGCGCGAGTTCGGCATCTACGACGAAGTGCAGCTGCGCACCGAGATCGACAAGGTACGCACCGCCGGTTTTGCGGGGCGGACCAGCGGATTACTGGAAGGCATGGCTGGCGTGGCGGTGCCGATCCTCGACCGCGAAGGCCGTGCCGTCGCCGCTCTCGCGGTAGGCACCATCCTCGACCGGCTCAATCCCGAGCGCCTGCCGACCGTGGTGGAGTTGTTGCAGCGCGAGGCCGCCGCTATCGGGCCACGCATCAACCCGTTCGATGCCACCCTGCGGCGGCCTGCGCAGGTGCTTGCCGGGCAATGAGACCGTGGCGCGGCCTCAGCGGTGCACAGCCGAGGCCCACACCGCCTCGCCAAGTGCATGCAGCCGCCGCTTGGGCCGGTAGAGCCGCACCTCGAACCGCACTTCCATCCGCCGGTCACCAGCCAGCGCCATGCGGCCGGCCTTGCAGTCGGCCTGCACCATCGACCACGGCAGCCAAGCCACGCCCAGGCCCTTGAGCACGTATTCCTGCAGCGCGTCGGCCGAATCGCATTCCACCCGACGCTGCACCGCTGGCGCATGACGGTTGTGCGCCAGGTGGTCTTCGAGCAGGCGGCCCATGGCCAGGGAGCGCCCATAGGCCAGCAGCGGGATCGGCTCGCCCGACGCCATGGCGAACACCGCCTTGCCCGCCGCGTCGGCGCGTGACACCGGCACCAGCTTGTCCGACGCCAGCGTGACGAACGCGAACTGCCGGCCGTCGAGCCGGACGGTCAGCGCCGGGTGGTGGTAGACGAGCGAGAAGTCGGTTTCGTTGCGTTCGAGCATCTGCACCGAGTCGGCCAGGCTCAGCGTCAGCACCCGCACCTGGGCGTCGCGCACCACCGGCTGCAGCCGCACCAGCCAATCGGCGAGCACGGTGCGCGCCAGCGTGCGGCCTGTGCCGATGGTGACGGTGCGGGCCTGCCGGCCGGCCTCGCCGAGCAGCTCCAGGCGCGAACTCTCCAGCCCCGACACCATCTGCCGCGCGCTCTCCAGCAGCAGCGCGCCGGCCGCGGTGAGCCGCGCCGGGCTGCGGCCGCGCTCCACCAGCGGCGTGCCGGCCCACTGTTCCAGCTGCTGGATGCGCCGGCCGAAAGCCGGATGGGTGACGTTGCGCAGCTCGGCCGCGCGGCTGAAATTGCCGGACTCGGCCAGCGCGATGAAGTCTTCCAGCCACTTGAGATGCATGTCGGTCCCGGGGTCGAGGGTTGTGCCGAATCGGCAGGGGATTGTGCCGACTCGGCACCAGTCGGGATTTGCCGCCATCCAAGAATCGCCGCATCGATCAACGAGGACCCCGATGAAACGCCTGCCCGACGCCCTCCGCCGCGCCACCCTGTGCACCGCCGTCATGGCCTGCTTCGGCACCATCGCCACCCCCGCGTTCGCCCAGGGCGGCGCCTGGCCGCAGCGGCCGATCACGCTGGTGGTGGGCTACCCGCCCGGCGGCAGCACCGACCTCGTCGGCCGCACCCTGGGCACCGATCTGGCGGCCAAGCTCGGCGTGCCGGTCGTCGTGGAGAACCTCGGCGGCGCCGGCGGTTCGCTGGCGGCGCAGAAGGTGGCGCTGGCCAATCCGGACGGCTACACCCTGCTGGTCGGTGCCAACAACGAGATCGCCATCAACGCGCTGGTGCGCAAGACGGTGAAGTACCAGACCAAGAACTTCACCCCGCTCGCGTTGCTGGCCTCGCAGCCGCTGGTGCTGACGACCGCGCCGACCAACCCGGTCAAGAACACCGCCGACTTCCTGAAGGCGGTCAAGTCCAAGCCCGCCTTCTATTCGTACGGCAGCTCCGGCGTGGGCACTTCGCTGCACATGACAGCCGAGATGGTGAAGCAGCAGGGCGGCCTGTTCATGACCCACATTCCCTATCGCGGCACCGGCCCGCTGACCACCGACCTGATCGGCGGCAGCCTGGACTACGGCGTGTATGTGCTGTCGAGCGCGCTACCGCTGATCAAGAGCGGCAAGCTGGTGGCCATCGGTACGTCGGAAACCAAACGCTCGCCGGTGACGCCCGACGTGCCCGCGCTGTCGGAAAACCCGGCACTCAAGGGCGTGGACATGAGCGTATGGTTCGCCCTGCTCGGCCCGGCCGGCCTGCCGGAGGCAGTGCAGAGCAAGCTCAAGGGCGCGATCGGCGAGATTCTGAAGGCATCGGAATTCCGCAAGAGCATGGAAGCCTCGGGCTCGGTCGTGCCGACCACTCAGCCGGACCTGTCGGCCTTCCTGGCCTCGGAAACCGACAAGTACCGCCGCATCGTCGAATTCGCCCACATCACCGACGAATGAGCGCGCTCCGCATGGAATTCACCCTGCCGAAGCCGGAACTCGGCGCCTGGGCCGCCGGCAATACCGGCACGCCGGGCGTCTGGCGTTTCGACTCGGGCCAGCCCGGCCGCCACGTGATGATCAGCGCCCTGGTGCACGGCAACGAACTCTGCGGTGCCTGGGCGCTGACCGGCTTGCTCGAAGCCGGAGTGCGACCCGCGCGCGGCAAGCTCACCCTGGCCTTCTGCAACCTCGACGCCTTCGCCCGCTTCGACGCCGCCGACCACGACGCCTCGCGCTTCGTGGAAGAAGACATGAACCGCCAGTGGTCCGTCGAACGCCTGGCTACCGGCCTCACCGCCGAACGCCGCCGCGCGCTGGTGCTGTCGCCTTTCGTGTCCGAGGCCGATTGGCTGCTCGATCTGCATTCCATGCACGAAGACGCGCCGCCGCTGTCGCTGTCGGGCACCGCGCCGGAGAACGAAGCCCTGGCCGTGGCGATGGGCACGCCGCCCACCATCGTGGCCGACGCCGGCCATGCCGACGGCGTGCGCATGCGCGATTTCGGCCGCTTCGGCGACCCGGCCGCCATCGCCGGCGGTGTGCGGTCGCTGCTGGTGGAGTGCGGCTTCCACGGCGACCCGGCCTCGCGCACCGTGGCGCAGGACCAATGTGCCCGTTTCCTGGTGCTGTCGGGCGCGATCGATGCGGACGAATGCCACGCTCGCCTGCCCGGCTGGCGCCAGCCGGACGCGTCGCGGCAATGGCTGCTGGCGGTGTCGGGCGGCGCGGTGGCGAGCGGCCGCGACGTCCGCTTCGTCGAGCCCTATCGCGGCCTGGAGTTGATCGAGAAGGCCGGCACCGTCATCGGCCACGATGCCGGCCGGCCCATCGTGACGCCGCACGACGATTGCGTGCTGGTCATGCCCTCGGTGCGGCAGGCGCGAGCCGGGGTGACGGTGGTGAGGTTCGCGCGCCGGCGGCCGGCGCGGGGCTGACGGGCGGAGGCATTCCGGCGCCATCTGCGGGGATGCCGGGAAGTTGGGATGCCCGACGCCCGGTGCGTCTTCGCGCCGATGAACTCAGGCGCGTGTGCCGATCGCCATCAGGCGCCGGGCCGCTGCCGCGAAGGCATCGATCGTCACCAGCCCAGGCGGCAGGTCGAAGTCCAGTCCCGCGAACGCCGCTCCGCCGAGGATGAGCGCTTGCGCTCCCTCCTCACGAGCCCGCGCCGCGAGCCGCGCTATCTGGTCGGCGAAGGCAGACGGATCGCGGCGCAGCGCGGCGCCGTTGGCGTCAAGCGCGTAAACGCCGGTCAGCCGGTCGGCAGCGCCGTAGCCGCTCACGCACTCCTGGAGCATCGGCACCCAGGCCCGTCCGGCGGTGAGGATGCCGAAGCGCTCGGCCCGCGCCGCCGCCTCCACGATCGCCGCTTCGGCCAGGCCGACCACCGGCGTGGATGTCAAGGCGCGCATCTGCAGCAGGCCCGGGTCACCGAAGCAGGCCAGCAGGATCGCGTCGGCCGCGTCGGGCACTTCGGCGAGCATCTCGATGGCGGTGCGCCCGCCGATGTCGAAAGTCTCGCGTGAATCGATGACCGGGCATCCCTGCCGGGCAGTCATGCCGTGCAGCACGGCCGACGCCGGCATCAGCGGCCGCAAGCGCGCGACCACCGCATCGGTCATCTCCACGCTCGTGTTGGGATTGAGAACGACGAAGCTCACGAGGTGCCGGCCATGGTCTCGGCCCAGATCGCCCGCAGCACCGTCGCGGCATCGCGATCCGGCTCACGCACCCTGGGCTTGAGCCGGGTTTCGATCAGCGAAAGATGCGCCCGCATCGCCTTGCCCGCGCCCGTACCGTCGCCTTTGAGCAGCGAGGTGAAGATGTCCTGGTGCTCATCGCAACCGCACTGGGCGGCGCCCGCGGACTCGTATACCGCCACCAGCATCGAGGTGCGGCTGACGAGTTCCTGCATTTGCTGCACCACGAAGACATTGCCGGTGGCCTCGGCCAGCAGCACGTGGAATTGGGCCGACAGCCGCACCGACTCGGCCCGGTCGTCGGCGCGCATCGCCTCGGCTTCGCGCTGCAGGTGGCGCCGCAGCCGATCGGCGTCGGCATCGCCGAGCATGGGCGCGAGGTGGCCGACGATGCCGACCTCCAGGATGCGCCGCGCCTCATAGATGTCACGGGCCTGCTCGAGCGACGGCATGGCCACGAACGCGCCCCGGTTGGGCACCAGCTCGATCAGCCGGTTGGTGCCCAGCCGCTGCAGGATCTTGCGCACTCGCTCACGGCTGATGCCGAACACCTCGGCCAGCGCCGGCTCGCGCAGCGGCGTGCCCGGCGCGAGCCGGCCGGCCAGCAACGCGCGCGAGATGGTGGTGTAGACGGCCTCTTCTGCGTCTCTCATGCGGTCATGTCTTTCTGCGCGTTCGCGAGCCAGTGGCGGGCGATTGTCTCGCGGGTAGTGACCCAACCGCCGCCCTTGCCCGCGATGTGCCGCAGGATGCGTCGCAGCGCGCCGATGCGGCCGGGCCGGCCGATCATGCGCAGGTGCAGACCGACCGACAGCATGCGGGGCAGGTCGGCGCCCTCCTCCCACAGCCAGTCGTAGGCGGCGCAGACGTAGTCGGCGAACTCGTCTCCCGTGCCGAAGCGCTGGGTGTTCTGGAACTGCATGTCGTTGGTGTCGAAGGCATAGGGCAGCACCAGGTGCTGGCGGCCCGACACGTCGACGGTATAGGGCACGTCGTCGTTGTAGGCGTCGCTGTCGTAGAGAAAACCGTGCTCCACCAGCAAACGCCGGGTGTGCGCGGTGGCGTTCGACCGGGTATGCCAGCCCACCGGCGGCCTTCCCACTGCCTGCGCGATGGCGTCGCGGGTGCGCGCGATGGCCTGGGCTTCCTGCTCGGGCGTGAGGTTGGTGCCTTTTTCCCAGCGCCAGCCGTGGGCCGACACTTCGTGCCCCTGCGATGCCGCATGGCGCGCCAGCCAGGGCGAGCGCTCCACCGCCCGGCCGCAGGCGCTGAGCGTGTAGTGGCCGCCGTGCTCGGCGAAAAGCTTCGCGATGCGCCAGTAGGCGACGCGGGTGCCGTATTCGAAATGGCTGTCGATGCAGCGGTCGGCCTGCGGCTGCGGATCGATCACCTCGTAAATGCCTTCGTTGCGGCTGTCGCCGTCGGTCATGGAGAACTCGGCGCCTTCCTCGAAGTTGACGACGAAGGACACCGCCACGCGGGCGTCGTCCGGCCAGCGCACCGCGGGCGGCTGCTCGCCGTAGCCGATGAAGTCGCGCGACGGGGCTGTGGGTTGGGACATATTCATGGTCAGAACTGCGCCAGCCGCCGCATGCCCACCAGCCGCTCGGCGATGAACAGCACGACGACGGCCAGCAGGATGAGGCAGGCGGAGATGGCGGCGATGGTCGGGTCGGGCGACTCTTCGAGGTAATGCAGGATCTCGATCGGCAGCGTCTTGCTGCGCGCGTCGGTCAGGAAGATGGAGATGGGATAGTTGTCCATCGACGCCAGGAACGCGAACAGTCCGGAGGTGAGAAAGGCCGGCGCCAGGGCCGGCACCATCACCTGCAGCAGCGCCTGGCGGCGCGACAGCCCGAGCGTCTGCGCCGCCTCGATCAGCCGCATGTCGAACAAGGCCAGGCTGGCGTGCACCGTCCGGGTGACGTAGGGCAGCGTGATGACGATGTGCCCCACCAGCAGCGCCCAGAACACATCGGTGATGCCCAACGCCCGCAGCGCCTGCAACAGCGCCACGCCGATGACCAGGCCCGGCATGAGCAGCGGCGACACCAGAAAAGCCAGCAGCGCCTCGCGCCCGGCGAAGCGACCCTGCTCGATGGCGATGGCGCACAGGGTGCCCAGCACCAGCGCGGCGATGGTCGCCGCCGACGCCACCATCACCGACAAAGTGAGCGTGGCGCCCAGGCCGTCCTTGCGCAACATGGCCTCGTACCAGCGCCACGACCAATTGCCCGACGGCAGGTTGAACACCGAGGAGCTGCTGAACGACACCAGCACCACCACCACCAGCGGCGCCAGCATGAAGACCGCCGTGGCCGCCAGCAGCAGGCTCCCGGCGATGCGCGAGGGTGAAAAGGCATTTTTCATGTCGCGTCTCCCGCGTTCTGCGTGCGGGCCTGCAGCCGCCGCGTCAACCAGGTGCTGCCGACCACGATCAGCACCGCGATCGCCAGCAGCACCACCGCCAACGTGGAGCCGGCCTGCCGGTCGCGCATGAACAGATAGGCGCGCGCCATCAGCGCGGGCAGGGTCTGGTAGCGGTCGCCGATCAGCAGGGCCGGAATCACGTACATCGACACCGCCATCGAGAACACGAAGGCGCAGCCGGTGACCACCCCCGGCAGCGACAGCGGCCAGGTCACCCGCGCCAGCGTGTGCAGCGGATGCGCGCCCAGCGTGGCGGCGGCCTCGGCCAGGCGCGAGTCGATCTGCCGCGCCACCGTGAAGATCGGCAACACCATGAACGGCAGAAACACATGCACCGCCGCCACGATGAGGCCGCGTTCGTTGAAGAGCAGTTTCACCGGTTCGTCGACCAGGCCGGCGCCCAGCAGCAGCTGGTTCACCAGGCCGTTGCTTCGCAGCAGGATGGTCCAGGCGAAGCTCTTCACGATCACGCCGACCGACAGCGGCAGGATCAGCGTGAGAAACATCAGTCCCTGCACCGGCAGCGAGGCACGCGCCATGGCGAATGCCACCGGGTAGCCGATGACCAGGCAGATCAGGGTGACGACGGCGGCGATCTTCAGCGTGTTCCAGACGACCTGCGCGTTGTAGACATCCGAGAAAAACGCCGCGTAGCCCTGCACGCCGAAGCGGCCGTCGGCGTCCTGGAAACTGGTGGCGAGCAGCACCGCCAGGGGCAGCGCGAAGGCCAGCGCCAGGTAGCCGGCGCCGGGCAACGCCAGCCAGGCGACGCGTGGGGTGGAAAGGGTCGACGACATGGCGGCTCCTGTCAGGCGAGGGCCTGCGATCGTTCGGCGGCGAACACCAGCGTGTCGCGAGCCGCCCAGCGCAGGGCGAGCCGCTGGCCGACTTGCGGCGCGGCGCCGGCGTGGGTTGGCATTTCGGCCAGCAGCGGCGCCGTGCTGCCGGGCAGCTCGAAATACACCAGCCGGTTGGCGCCCCGGTAGACCGTCTGGGTTACTGGCAACCACACGGTATTGGTGCCGTCGGCGTCGCTGTTGTGCTGCGGGCTCAGCGAGATCAGCTCGGGCCGCACGCCCAGCAGCACCGGCGTGCCGACCGGCAGGCTGGCGTCGGCCGGCGCGCGGATCTCGCCGCAGGCGGTGGCTACCGTCAGGCTGCCATCGGCCGCCGACACCACCGTGCCCGGCCACTGCGCCGACAGCCCGACGAAGTTGAGCGCGAACGGCGTGCGCGGCCGCGCATAGATGGCCTCGGGCGCGTCGAGCTGCTCGATGCGGCCCCGGTTCATCACCGCGATGCGGTCGGACATGACCAGGGCTTCGTCCTGGTCGTGGGTGACGAAGATGGCGGTCATGCCGGCGTCGCGCAGCATCTGGCGCAATTCGATCTGCATGGTTTCGCGCAGCTTGCGGTCGAGCGCGGACAGCGGTTCGTCGAGCAGCACCAGGCGCGGCCGGGTGGCGATGGCGCGGGCCACCGCCACGCGCTGCTGCTGGCCGCCCGACAGTGCCGAGATCGGCCGGTCGGCCAGCGCCGCGAGCTGCACCGACGCCAGCGCCGCCCGGACGCCGGCCGCGATCTCGCCACGCGGCGTGCCCCGCGCCTTCAGGCCGAAGGCGATGTTCTCGCCCACGGTCAGGTGCGGAAACAGCGCGTAGCTCTGGAACACCACGCCGATGTTGCGGCGGTGCGCGGGCAGGCCGGTCATGTCGGCGCCGTCCACGATCACCTGGCCTTCGTCGCAGTCCGACAGGCCCGCGACGATGCGCAGCAAGGTGGTCTTGCCGCAGCCCGAGGGGCCGAGCAGCGAGACGAATTCGCCGGCGGCGATGGAGAGGTCGAGCCCGTCGACCACCGGCTGGGTGCCGTAGCGCTTGACGATGCCTCGCAGTTGCAATGAGCTCATGTCGGTTCAGTCCGGTTGGGGGTAGTCGTCGTAGAAAGCCCGCACATGGGGCATGGTGGCGGCGGCCAGCCAGCGGCGTTCGGCCTCGGCCGGGGTGAGAGGGCGCGACAGGGTTTCGGCAAGCTCGTCCAGCACCGCATCGCGGTCGACGTGGCGGAACCGGCCGCCGGCGTAGACCGGGTCGCCGCCGATGTAGACGGTGTCGACATGCTCCTTCTTCGCCCGCAGCAGCAGGGCGTCGACCGGCGCGATGGCATCGTCCTGAAACGGCCGGGTGGCGGCCTGCAGGTCGATGGCGACGGCGTCGAAGAACATGCCCGGCGCCAGGCGGCCGATCTGCCGTTTGAACGGCGTGGTCGCGGCGCCGCCCTCGGTCGCCATGCGCAAGACTTCGCCGACGGTGGGCGCGCGGGCGGCATCGAAGCCGGGCCGGCCGTGCAACCGCAACGCGAGCCGCATCTCCTGCAGCATGTCGCGGTCGTCGTTGATGCCGGCCTCGTCGAGCCCCAGCCCCAGCGTGATGCCGGCGCGCGCCAGCGCCTGCACCGGCGCGGTGCCGCTGCGCAGGCGCAGGTTGGAGCTGCAGTTGTGGCAGACGCAGGTGCCGCTGTGGGCCAGGCGATCGATGTCGGCGTCGTCGAGCCAGACCGCGTGGCCCAGCGTGAGGTCCGGCCCGAGCAGGCCGAGGCGCTCCAGATGCGCCACCGCGCCGGTGCCGGTGCGGCGGCGCGCGTATTCGCGCTGGAACGGTGTCTCCAGCAGATGCATGTGCATCGGCACGCCGTCGGCGCGCGCCCGCTCGGCCACCGCCTGCAGCCCGTCGTCGCTCATCCAGTGCAGGTTGGCCGGCGCCAGTTGCACCCGCAGCAGGTCCTGGCCGCGGGTGTCTTTCATCAGGCGGCCATGCAGCGCGAGTTGTTCGGCCAGCGTGGTCGTCGAGCGGGCCAGGTGGCGGCGCAGCGCGGTGCCCGCGTCGGCCGGCAGGCTGGCGCAAAAAGCGGCGTCGTCGCCGTAGACGAAACGGTTCTGCTCGCGCAGCGAATAGGCAAAACTCGCCCGCATGCCGACGGCGCGATAAGCATCGAGCACCCGCCGCGAGCCGGCGTGCATCTGCTCCAGCCCGCCCGAGAAACGCGGGTACAGGTGCTGCACACAGGTGATGCCCGAGGCAATCATGTCGAAGGCACCGTAGAGCGTATCGAGGTACGGATCCACGTCGCGGGCCGACAGCCGGCTGGCGAACCACAGCTCCAGCGGCAGGTCGGGCGAACCCAGCGCCAGCGGCGTCAGCCCGACATGGTGATGGGCGTTGACGAAGCCCGGCAGCAGCATGTGGCGCGCGTGGTGCACGGCCGTCACCTGGGGATGGCGCCGCGCCAGGTCGGCCCGGTCGGCGATCTCCAGCACCCGGCCGTCGGCATGCAGCACGCCGGCGTCGGCCAGCACCCGCGGCTGGCCGTCGGCCGAAACACCGGTCACCAGCCACCGGGCACTGACGATCTGCGAGGTCATCGAAGCTTTCGGCTCAGATGGCCATCTCTCGGTCCCAGCGCTCGACCCAGCTCTTGCGGTTCTCGGCGATATAGGCCCAGTCGGGCATGAGGATGGTGCCCCTGGGCACGTCGGCCGGCGGCGTCACGCTGGCGTTGGTCGGCAGGGCCAGCGAGATGTCGGCGATCTGCTTCTGCCAGGCGCCCAGCATGCATTCGATGAAGGCATTGGCCAGCGCCGGCTCCGGGCCGTTCTTCACCTTGGCGATGCCGTTGGGCATGGACATGCCGCCTTCTTTCGGCAGCACGAAATCGATCGGCGCACCCTTGGATTTACGGTCGAAGGCGTTGTAGCCGATCATCCCGGCGATGGCCGTGGCCTCGCCCTGCTCCAGCAGGTTCAACGCCTGCGGCAGCTGGGTATAGACGGTGAGCAGGTTGGGCTTGAGCGCCTTGAGCTTGCGAAAAGCGGCATCGGGCTGATACTGGGCTTCCTGCAGGGGCTTGCCGGTCTCCAGCATGGCCGCCACCAGGAACATCGACAGGCCCTCGGTGTTCTGCAACGACGGGATCACCAGCTTGCCCTTGTAGCCCGGCTCCCAGAGCGCCGCATACGACGGCACCTGCTTGAGCCTGGCCGTATTGAAAGCAACACCGGTCATCGACTGCATGTAGTTGGCCCACATGCCGTCCATGTGCACCGTGCCGGCTTTCAGTTTCGACAGGCTGGGAATGTCGGCGGCGCTCAGCTTGTCGAGCACGCCTTCCTTGACGGCCGGGATCATCACCGGGTCGTCCATCAGCACGACCGACATGTAGGGCTTGCTCTTGTTGCTGACCATCTTTTCCAGGTTGACCAGCGAACGGGTTCCATCGAACAGCACCTTGCAGCCGGTCTGCTTTTCGAAGACCGGAATCAGCGGATCGAGAAAGGCCTTGTGGCTGCCGGCACCACCGACGACGATTTCCTTGCCCTTGCCCTGGGCGTGCGCCCAGGCGGGAACGAGCAGGCTGCCGGCCGCAGCGGCGGCGAGGGCGAAACCACGGCGATTCAAGCCATTGGCGGTCGAGTGCATGGAGACATCCTTTTTCCGGGCATCGCGCCCTCCTTATGGGACGGCGCAGTGCGTTGGAAGACTCCACTGCGCCAGAATCGTGCACGATTTACTGTTTATCGTGCACATACCAGAGAGCCAAGCAGTTTCCGGGCCAGAAAAAATGCCATGCGTTCCGGGCAGGCCGGACGGCATGGCATGGCATGGAGGCTGTGGCGTTGACCGCCACCGATGCGGATCAGGCCATGGCCACCAGCATCAACGAGGTGGCGCCGACCGCGGCGGCGCCGAGAACGCGCACCGCGTGCCGAGGCGCGTAGGTGAGCATCAGCGCCGTCGCCACGCCGCCCGCCGTCAGCACGCCGCACCACAGCACCGTGCCCTGCGCGGGGCCGCGCAACGACCAGCATCCGAGCAGTGACAGCAGCAGTCCCAGGCTACCGGCCACCTGCAGCCACGGCCGCCAGCGCCCGGGCTCGCGGCCACGACCGAAGCTGTCTTCGTAATGCCGATCCATCGCCAGACCGAGCGCGCAAAAGCCGCCGAGCGCCGCCGCCAGGGTGCCGATCGAGCCGAGCAAGG
The nucleotide sequence above comes from Xylophilus sp. GOD-11R. Encoded proteins:
- a CDS encoding extracellular solute-binding protein is translated as MHSTANGLNRRGFALAAAAAGSLLVPAWAHAQGKGKEIVVGGAGSHKAFLDPLIPVFEKQTGCKVLFDGTRSLVNLEKMVSNKSKPYMSVVLMDDPVMIPAVKEGVLDKLSAADIPSLSKLKAGTVHMDGMWANYMQSMTGVAFNTARLKQVPSYAALWEPGYKGKLVIPSLQNTEGLSMFLVAAMLETGKPLQEAQYQPDAAFRKLKALKPNLLTVYTQLPQALNLLEQGEATAIAGMIGYNAFDRKSKGAPIDFVLPKEGGMSMPNGIAKVKNGPEPALANAFIECMLGAWQKQIADISLALPTNASVTPPADVPRGTILMPDWAYIAENRKSWVERWDREMAI
- a CDS encoding amidohydrolase family protein — translated: MTSQIVSARWLVTGVSADGQPRVLADAGVLHADGRVLEIADRADLARRHPQVTAVHHARHMLLPGFVNAHHHVGLTPLALGSPDLPLELWFASRLSARDVDPYLDTLYGAFDMIASGITCVQHLYPRFSGGLEQMHAGSRRVLDAYRAVGMRASFAYSLREQNRFVYGDDAAFCASLPADAGTALRRHLARSTTTLAEQLALHGRLMKDTRGQDLLRVQLAPANLHWMSDDGLQAVAERARADGVPMHMHLLETPFQREYARRRTGTGAVAHLERLGLLGPDLTLGHAVWLDDADIDRLAHSGTCVCHNCSSNLRLRSGTAPVQALARAGITLGLGLDEAGINDDRDMLQEMRLALRLHGRPGFDAARAPTVGEVLRMATEGGAATTPFKRQIGRLAPGMFFDAVAIDLQAATRPFQDDAIAPVDALLLRAKKEHVDTVYIGGDPVYAGGRFRHVDRDAVLDELAETLSRPLTPAEAERRWLAAATMPHVRAFYDDYPQPD
- a CDS encoding DUF3325 domain-containing protein, translated to MNSLLGSIGTLAAALGGFCALGLAMDRHYEDSFGRGREPGRWRPWLQVAGSLGLLLSLLGCWSLRGPAQGTVLWCGVLTAGGVATALMLTYAPRHAVRVLGAAAVGATSLMLVAMA